The Myxococcales bacterium genome includes the window CGCGACGTGCGCTGGCTTGGATTTGAACCGAGCAAGGTGCTGTTTTCGGCGGACTACTTCGAGCAAATGTACGAGCTCGCGGTGGCGCTTATTCGCGCGGGCAAGGCGTACGTATGCGATTTGAACGAAGAAGACATTCGCGTCTATCGCGGCTCGCTCACTGAGCCCGGCAAGCCAAGCCCGTGGCGCGACCGCAACGTCGCGGAAAACCTCGACCTCTTTTCGCGCATGCGCGCCGGCGAATTCAAAGACAGTGCCCGCGTGCTGCGCGCCAAGATCGATCTGGCCGCCGCCAACATGAAGATGCGCGACCCGCTGCTCTATCGCATCCGCCACGAGCACCACTACCGCACCGGCGACGCGTGGTGCATCTACCCCATGTACGACTATGCGCATCCGCTGGAAGACGCGATCGAAGGCATCACGCATTCCATCTGCACGCTTGAGTTTGAAAACAACCGCGAGCTCTACGACTGGGTGATCGAGCACACCGGCGTGCCTTGTAAGCCGCGGCAATACGAGTTTGCGCGCCTTAACATTGACTACACCGTCATGTCCAAGCGCAAGCTCTTGCAGCTGGTCAAGACCGGCGTCGTGTCGGGCTGGGATGACCCGCGCATGCCCACCATTGCCGGCATGCGCCGCCGCGGCTATTCGGCGGCCGCCCTGCGCGCGTTTTGCGACATGATCGGCGTCGCCAAAAATAACTCGGTGGTCGACATCGGCAAGCTCGAGTTTTGTGTGCGCGACGACCTAAATCAAAATGCGCCGCGCGTGCTGGCGGTGTTGAGTCCGCTTCCGGTTGAACTGACCACGGTTGCCGCCGATGCCAGCGAGTGGTTCGACGCGCCTAGCTTCCCCGAAGACATCGGCAAACCGGGCAGCCGCAATGTCGGCTTTACCCGCGAGGTGTTGATCGAGCGCGACGATTTCATGGAAACGCCAGAGGCAGATTTTAAACGCCTCGCCCCCGGCCGCACCGTGCGCCTGCGCTACGGCTATGCGATTACCTGCACCGACGTCGTTAAAGACGCCTCTGGCAACGTGGTGGGCCTGCGTTGCGAACACCATCCCGAATCGCTGCACGGCAAGCCCGTCGCCGATGGCCGCAAGGTCTCCGGCGTCATTCACTGGGTGTCGGCTAAGCACTCTGTGCCCGCCGAGGTGCGTCTCTACGACCGCTTGTTTTCCGCCAAGAGCCCCGACGAAGGCGATGGCGACTTCTTAAAGCACTTAAACCCCGCGTCGCTTGCGACCACGACCGGCGCCCGCGTCGAGAGCAGCCTCGCCGGCGCCACGGAAGGCCGCTTTCAATTCGAACGCCTCGGCTTTTTTTGCATCGACGTGCCCAACAAGCTGACCAGCGGCGACACGAGTGCCCTACCGGGCTCAAAACCCGACGCGCTGATTTTCAATCGCATCGTGTCGTTGCGCGACACTTGGCAAGCCGACGCCGCGACCGATAAGACCGCGGCCGCCCCGTCCGCTGCCAAGAGCGAGAACGTCAAAAACAAGACGCGCCCCAAGAGCAAATCGCCGGCCGAATTTCGCGCCGAGGCGCGCGAACGTTCGCCTGAGCTCAAGGCGGCCTTTGAACGCATGCAATCCGAATACGGCTTGACCGCGGCCGACGCCGATGTGCTCTCTGGCGAATTACCGCTGGCGCAGCTCTTTGTCGACGCCGCGAGCAAGACCAACCACCACGGCAGCGTCGCGAGCTGGCTAGTCAATCAACTCACGCGCGAACGCGGCGAGCGCGAGCTGTCTGAAATCAAGCTAACGCCCACCGCGCTCGCCAGCCTGGTCGACCTCGTCGAAGCCGGCAAGCTCAACAACCAAGCCGCCAAAGATGTCTTCGCCGTGCTCGTCAACGAGGGCGGCAACCCAGCCGATATCGTCAAGGCGCGCGGCCTCGACGTCGCCGTGACCAACGAGCAAATCGCCGCCTGGCTCAAAGAGGCGCTTGCCGAAAACGCCGACAAGGCTGCCGCCTTGCTCGGCGGCAAGACCGCGCTGCTCGGCTTTTTCATCGGCCAAGTGGTCAAAAAATCCGGCGGCCGCGCCGATCCAGCGACGCTAAACCAACTGCTCGCCGGCCCGCTCGCCTCGCTGCTGGCGTAATGCGCATGCGCAACCGCCCGCTCGCTGCCTTTACTGTTGCAGGAAATCCGGCCCCTGGTTGACAGATTTGCAAAGTAGCCGGCAGAAACGAGCGCTCGCGCGCGTAGATTCTGTGAGCCCCTTCGCATCAGCGCTATGCCACCAAGGAGTTCTTGGTTTTTAAGCCGGTAAAGCGGCTGAAATCGCGGTCGGAGGTGAGGAGCCAATCGATGGCGTGGTCTTGGCAGAGCGCGGCGACGCGTGCGCCGTGGACCATGCTGCCGACGGTCTTGGTGTTGGCGCAAAGGTTCAAAATAGACTCAGGGGATAGGAAATTTCAGGCGAAAATTGCGGCGGGTGGCAAAGGCCGAGCGGGGCTGGCAAGGTGCCAGATGCCGGGGTGCGGGCGATTTAAAGCCTTCAGATCACTGAGATTGAGTTCGGACACTGATGTCGTATTGTATCCACGCGGTCACATAGCAAGATCGCCATGAAGCGGCGACGGACACGTGTATCAGCGCCGCGCTCTTGGACCCTGGGTTGCATAGCAGCGCGCCATGCAGCACAAAGGGACGTACGCCATCATTGTCGCGGGCGTACTTGCGTTCATGGGCTGCCCAGCGGCGCAACCGGCTGCCGACGGCACTTGTGGTGACGGCATCGTTGACGTCGGTGAGCAGTGCGATGATGAAAACCTAGCATCGGACGACGGCTGCTCGCAGCTATGCGAAACCGAGACGCCAGTTTGGCTTAACGTGGCGAGTTCGGGACCAAGCGCCTTAGGCGCCTCGGCGATGGCATTCGATGCGGCGCGCGAAAAGGTGGTGCGCTTCGGTGGCGGTGGCGAGCCGCCCATCGATCGCGAGACTTCCACGTGGGACGGCGCAGCGTGGTCAACCGTTGCGACGACGGGGCCGTCGGGACGCGCCAATCACGCAATGGCCTACGATGGCGCGCGCGAACAGGTGGTGCTGTTTGGCGGATTTGACGTCGATTGGCGCGGCGATACTTGGACGTGGAATGGGTCGGGATGGACGTTGGCCGCCGAGGTCGGCCCTCCCGGGCGGCAACACCACGCGATGGCGTACGACGTGGCTCGCCAAAAAATCGTGATGTACGGCGGCTTTAGCAACCAACAAGGGCGGCTGCACGATACGTGGGAATGGGATGGCGCCAGCTGGACGAGCCAGGCGACCGTCGGCCCACCAGGCCATGAATATGCCGCGATGGCCTATGACGGGGCGCGCGGCAAGATCGTGCTTTTTGGCGGATCCGATGGGGCGTCTGCGTTCGGCGACACGTGGGAATGGGATGGTTCGGCGTGGACTCAAATCCCAACCTCAGGCAACGGGCCAGCTGCACGCCAATGGCATGCGATGGTCTATGACGAGCATCGCCACCGGGTGGTGATGTTCGGAGGTTTTAGCTGGACCGACGATCAACGAGGCATGCAAGACACCTGGGAATGGGATGGAACTGGCTGAACACAGACCGTGACCGCGGGGCCATCGGCAAGATGGTGGCATTCGATGGCGTACGATACGAGCAACAAGACGGTTGTCCTATATGCCGGTTACGCCGACGGCACCCCCACCACCGACACATGGGTCTATGGTTTCGGTCAGTGACGAGCCGTCGTCCAGCCATCCTGAGGCGCGTCACGGTTGGCTCAAAGCTTGCAGTCGACCGAGGCATGCGTAACTCGTACAAGGTTCCAATCATCGCTTCGCTATGCTTCCTTTCGGCGGGCACCGGAACAAGTTCAGTACTGGTTGGCTGCGGCTGCATCCATGAGCCGGCGGTCGTCGAAAGCACGGTGCCGAGTTGTTTCGGGGTCTACGATGTGGTCATCACCACCACGGGGTGTGGCCTCACCACGGCTGTAACCTTAAAAAACGATTGCGCCGAGCCGATTGAATTCGATGATCCATTTGGACGGGGCGGGGCCGTGCTCATCGCACCGGGCGAGCTTGCGCGAGGCGAGCTGCCGCCGGGGACCATCATCGACGGTGGCTTTACGCTCAGCGGAACGCTGGGCGAGGTCGCAACTGATTTCGTGGTT containing:
- a CDS encoding glutamine--tRNA ligase/YqeY domain fusion protein, with the protein product MTAEGTPSRERNDFIRDIIDADLASGKHKAIATRFPPEPNGYLHIGHAKSICLNFGLAKQYGGTCNLRFDDTNPTKEDIEYAHAIERDVRWLGFEPSKVLFSADYFEQMYELAVALIRAGKAYVCDLNEEDIRVYRGSLTEPGKPSPWRDRNVAENLDLFSRMRAGEFKDSARVLRAKIDLAAANMKMRDPLLYRIRHEHHYRTGDAWCIYPMYDYAHPLEDAIEGITHSICTLEFENNRELYDWVIEHTGVPCKPRQYEFARLNIDYTVMSKRKLLQLVKTGVVSGWDDPRMPTIAGMRRRGYSAAALRAFCDMIGVAKNNSVVDIGKLEFCVRDDLNQNAPRVLAVLSPLPVELTTVAADASEWFDAPSFPEDIGKPGSRNVGFTREVLIERDDFMETPEADFKRLAPGRTVRLRYGYAITCTDVVKDASGNVVGLRCEHHPESLHGKPVADGRKVSGVIHWVSAKHSVPAEVRLYDRLFSAKSPDEGDGDFLKHLNPASLATTTGARVESSLAGATEGRFQFERLGFFCIDVPNKLTSGDTSALPGSKPDALIFNRIVSLRDTWQADAATDKTAAAPSAAKSENVKNKTRPKSKSPAEFRAEARERSPELKAAFERMQSEYGLTAADADVLSGELPLAQLFVDAASKTNHHGSVASWLVNQLTRERGERELSEIKLTPTALASLVDLVEAGKLNNQAAKDVFAVLVNEGGNPADIVKARGLDVAVTNEQIAAWLKEALAENADKAAALLGGKTALLGFFIGQVVKKSGGRADPATLNQLLAGPLASLLA